A portion of the Sus scrofa isolate TJ Tabasco breed Duroc chromosome 5, Sscrofa11.1, whole genome shotgun sequence genome contains these proteins:
- the C5H12orf57 gene encoding protein C10 translates to MASASAQAAALSAEQAKVVLAEVIQAFSAPENAVRMDEARDNACNDMGKMLQFVLPVATQIQQEVIKAYGFSCDGEGVLKFARLVKSYEAQDPEIASLSGKLKALFLPPMTLPPHGPASGGSVAAS, encoded by the exons ATGGCGTCCGCCTCGGCCCAAGCCGCTGCTTTGAGCGCGGAACAGGCCAAGG TGGTCCTGGCGGAGGTGATCCAAGCGTTCTCGGCCCCGGAGAACGCCGTGCGCATGGACGAGGCTCGTGATAACGCGTGCAACGACATGGGTAAGATGCTGCAATTCGTGCTGCCCGTGGCCACGCAGATTCAGCAGGAGGTTATCAAAGCCTATGGCTTCAGCTGCGACGGGGAAG GTGTTCTTAAGTTTGCCCGCTTGGTCAAATCTTACGAAGCTCAGGATCCTGAGATCGCCAGCCTGTCTGGCAAGCTGAAGGCGTTGTTCCTGCCGCCCATGACCCTGCCGCCCCACGGACCTGCTTCGGGTGGCAGCGTGGCCGCCTCCTGA
- the ATN1 gene encoding atrophin-1 isoform X1: MKTRQNKDSMSMRSGRKKEAPGPREELRSRGRASPGGVSTSSSDGKAEKSRQTAKKARVEEASTPKVSKQGRSEEISESESEETNAPKKTKTEQELPRPQSPSDLDSLDGRSLNDDGSSDPRDIDQDNRSTSPSIYSPGSVENDSDSSSGLSQGPARPYHPPPLFPPSPPPPDSTPRQPEPGFEPHPSVTPTGYHAPMEPPTSRMFQAPPGAPPPHPQLYPGGTGGGVLSGPPMGSKGGGAASSAVAPSGGKQHPPPTTPISISSSAAGGAPPTKPPNTPVGGGNLPTAPPPATFPHVTPNLPPPPALRPLNNASASPPGLGAQPLPGHLPSPHSMGQGMGGLPPGPEKGPTLAPSPHPLPPASSSSAPAPPMRYPYSSSGSSAAASSSSSASVSQYPASQALPSYPHSFPPPTSLSVSNQPPKYTQPSLPSQAVWSQGPPPPPPYGRLLANSNAHPGPFPPSAGGQSTAHPPAPAHHHHHQQQQQQQQQQQQQQHHGSSGPPPPGAYPHSLESNSSHHAHPYAMSPSLGSLRPYPPGPAHLPPPHSQVSYSQAGPNGPPASSSSNSSSSSQGSYPCSHPSPSQGPQGAPYPFPSVPPVTTSSATLSTVIATVASSPAGYKTASPPGPPPYGKRAPSPGAYKTATPPGYKPGSPPSFRTATPPSYRGASPPAGPGTFKPGSPAVGPGPLPPAGPSGLSSLPPPTAAPASGPPLSATQIKQEPAEEYETPESPAPPARSPSPPPKVVDVPSHASQSARFNKHLDRGFNSCARSDLYFVPLEGSKLAKKRADLVEKVRREAEQRAREEKEREREREREKEREREKERELERSVKLAQEGRAPVECPSLGPVPHRPPFEPGSAVATVPPYLGPDTPALRTLSEYARPHVMSPGNRNHPFYVPLGAVDPGLLGYNVPALYSSDPAAREREREARERDLRDRLKPGFEVKPSELEPLHGVPGPGLDPFPRHGGLALQPGPPGLHPFPFHPSLGPLERERLALAAGPALRPDMSYAERLAAERQHAERVAALGNDPLARLQMLNVTPHHHQHSHIHSHLHLHQQDAIHAASASVHPLIDPLASGSHLTRIPYPAGTLPNPLLPHPLHENEVLRHQLFAAPYRDLPASLSAPMSAAHQLQAMHAQSAELQRLALEQQQWLHAHHPLHSVPLPAQEDYYSHLKKESDKPL; this comes from the exons ATGAAGACACGACAGAATAAAGACTCA ATGTCAATGAGGAGTGGACGGAAGAAAGAGGCCCCTGGGCCCCGGGAAGAACTGAGATCAAGGGGTCGGGCCTCCCCTGGAGGGGTCAGCACGTCCAGCAGTGATGGCAAAGCCGAGAAGTCTAGGCAGACGGCCAAG AAGGCCCGGGTAGAGGAAGCCTCCACCCCAAAGGTCAGCAAGCAGGGCCGGAGCGAGGAGATCTCAGAGAGTGAAAGTGAGGAGACCAACgcaccaaaaaagaccaaaactgaG caggagctccctcgGCCGCAGTCTCCCTCGGATCTGGATAGTTTGGATGGGCGGAGTCTCAATGATGATGGCAGCAGTGACCCTAGGGACATCGACCAGGACAACCGAAGCACGTCCCCCAGCATCTACAGCCCCGGGAGTGTGGAGAATGACTCCGACTCGTCTTCTGGCCTGTCCCAGGGCCCAGCCCGCCCCTACCACCCACCTccactctttcctccttcccctccgcCACCAGACAGCACCCCCCGACAGCCAGAGCCTGGTTTTGAACCCCATCCTTCTGTGACACCCACTGGATATCATGCTCCCATGGAGCCCCCCACATCGCGAATGTTCCAGGCTCCACCAGGGGCCCCTCCCCCGCATCCACAGCTCTATCCTGGGGGCACTGGTGGAGGAGTTTTATCTGGACCCCCAATGGGTTccaaggggggaggggctgcttcTTCAGCAGTGGCCCCTAGTGGGGGTAAGCAGcacccccctcccaccacccccattTCAATATCGAGCTCCGCGGCTGGTGGTGCTCCTCCAACAAAGCCGCCTAACACTCCAGTTGGTGGTGGGAACCTACCCACTGCTCCACCACCAGCCACTTTCCCTCACGTGACACCAAacctgcctcccccacctgccctgaGACCCCTTAACAATGCATCAGCCTCTCCTCCTGGCCTGGGGGCCCAGCCGCTACCTGGGCATCTGCCCTCTCCCCATTCCATGGGGCAGGGTATGGGTGGACTTCCTCCTGGCCCAGAGAAGGGCCCTACTCTTgctccctcaccccaccctctgccccctgcttcctcctcctctgccccagcccctccaaTGAGGTATCCTTATTCATCTTCCGGTAGCTCCGCAGCAGCCTCCTCTTCCAGTTCTGCCTCTGTCTCCCAGTACCCAGCTTCCCAGGCACTGCCCAGTTatccccactccttccctcccccaaccagCCTCTCTGTCTCCAATCAGCCACCCAAGTATACTCAGCCTTCTCTCCCATCCCAAGCTGTGTGGAGCCAgggtcctcccccacctcctccctacGGCCGCCTCTTAGCCAACAGCAATGCCCACCCaggccccttccctccttctgctgGAGGCCAGTCCACTGCTCACCCACCAGCCCCAGcacatcaccatcaccaccagcaacagcagcagcagcagcagcaacagcaacagcaacaacatcATGGGAGCTCTGGTCCCCCTCCACCCGGAGCGTATCCTCACTCCCTGGAGAGCAATAGCTCCCACCATGCACACCCTTATGCCATGTCTCCCTCCCTGGGGTCTCTGAGGCCCTACCCGCCAGGGCCAGCACACCTGCCCCCACCTCATAGCCAGGTGTCCTACAGCCAAGCAGGCCCCAATGGCCCCccagcctcttcctcttccaattcctcttcctcctctcaagGGTCCTACCCATGTTCCCACCCGTCTCCTTCCCAGGGCCCCCAAGGGGCGCCCTACCCCTTCCCATCCGTGCCTCCGGTCACCACCTCCTCAGCCACACTTTCCACGGTCATTGCCACAGTGGCTTCCTCCCCAGCAGGCTACAAAACAGCCTCCCCACCCGGGCCCCCACCGTATGGCAAGAGAGCCCCATCCCCAGGGGCCTACAAGACCGCTACCCCACCCGGGTACAAGCCGGGGTCGCCGCCCTCCTTCCGAACCGCGACCCCGCCGAGCTATCGAGGCGCCTCGCCGCCCGCAGGCCCAGGGACCTTCAAGCCGGGCTCACCCGCCGTGGGGCCCGGGCCACTACCACCTGCGGGACCCTCGGGCCTGTCATCTCTGCCACCACCCACTGCGGCCCCCGCCTCAGGGCCACCCCTGAGCGCCACGCAGATCAAACAGGAACCCGCCGAAGAGTATGAGACCCCCGAGAGCCCAGCGCCCCCGGCCCGCAGCCCCTCACCCCCTCCCAAAGTGGTAGACGTGCCCAGCCACGCCAGCCAGTCGGCCAG GTTCAACAAACACCTGGACCGCGGCTTTAACTCGTGCGCGCGCAGCGACCTGTACTTCGTGCCGCTAGAGGGCTCCAAGCTGGCCAAGAAGCGAGCCGACCTGGTGGAGAAGGTGCGGCGCGAGGCCGAGCAGCGCGCTCGCGAGGAAAAGGAGCGCGAGCGCGAGCGGGAACGCGAGAAGGAACGTGAGCGCGAGAAGGAACGCGAGCTGGAGCGCAGCGTG AAGTTGGCTCAGGAGGGCCGTGCTCCAGTGGAATGCCCATCTCTCGGCCCGGTACCCCATCGCCCTCCATTTGAGCCGGGCAGTGCTGTGGCTACAGTGCCCCCCTACCTGGGTCCCGACACTCCAGCCCTGCGCACCCTCAGTGAATACGCCCGGCCCCACGTCATGTCTCCTGGCAATCGCAACCATCCATTCTACGTGCCCCTGGGGGCAGTGGACCCGGGGCTCCTGGGTTACAATGTCCCGGccctgtacagcagtgacccagcggCCCGGGAGAGGGAGCGGGAAGCCCGTGAACGAGATCTGCGCGACCGCCTCAAGCCTGGCTTCGAGGTGAAGCCCAGTGAGCTGGAACCCCTACACGGGgtccctgggccaggcctggaTCCCTTCCCCCGACACGGGGGCCTGGCTCTGCAGCCTGGTCCACCTGGCTTGCACCCTTTCCCCTTCCATCCGAGTCTGGGGCCGCTGGAAAGAGAACGTCTAGCGCTCGCAGCTGGGCCAGCCCTGCGCCCTGACATGTCCTACGCTGAGCGTCTGGCAGCTGAGAGGCAGCACGCGGAAAGGGTAGCCGCCCTGGGCAACGACCCGCTGGCCCGGCTGCAGATGCTTAATGTGACCCCCCATCACCACCAGCACTCCCACATCCACTCTCACCTGCACCTCCACCAGCAGGATGCCATCCACGCAG cctctgcctcggTGCACCCTCTCATTGACCCCCTGGCCTCAGGGTCTCACCTTACCCGGATCCCCTACCCAGCTGggaccctccccaacccccttctTCCTCACCCTCTGCACGAGAACGAAGTTCTTCGTCACCAGCTCTTTG CTGCTCCTTACCGGGACCTGccagcctccctctctgccccaaTGTCAGCAGCTCACCAGCTGCAGGCCATGCACGCGCAGTCCGCTGAGCTGCAGCGCTTGGCACTGGAGCAGCAGCAGTGGCTGCACGCCCATCACCCACTGCACAGTGTGCCGCTGCCTGCCCAGGAGGATTACTACAG TCACCTGAAGAAGGAAAGCGACAAGCCGCTGTAG
- the ATN1 gene encoding atrophin-1 isoform X2, with translation MKTRQNKDSMSMRSGRKKEAPGPREELRSRGRASPGGVSTSSSDGKAEKSRQTAKKARVEEASTPKVSKQGRSEEISESESEETNAPKKTKTEELPRPQSPSDLDSLDGRSLNDDGSSDPRDIDQDNRSTSPSIYSPGSVENDSDSSSGLSQGPARPYHPPPLFPPSPPPPDSTPRQPEPGFEPHPSVTPTGYHAPMEPPTSRMFQAPPGAPPPHPQLYPGGTGGGVLSGPPMGSKGGGAASSAVAPSGGKQHPPPTTPISISSSAAGGAPPTKPPNTPVGGGNLPTAPPPATFPHVTPNLPPPPALRPLNNASASPPGLGAQPLPGHLPSPHSMGQGMGGLPPGPEKGPTLAPSPHPLPPASSSSAPAPPMRYPYSSSGSSAAASSSSSASVSQYPASQALPSYPHSFPPPTSLSVSNQPPKYTQPSLPSQAVWSQGPPPPPPYGRLLANSNAHPGPFPPSAGGQSTAHPPAPAHHHHHQQQQQQQQQQQQQQHHGSSGPPPPGAYPHSLESNSSHHAHPYAMSPSLGSLRPYPPGPAHLPPPHSQVSYSQAGPNGPPASSSSNSSSSSQGSYPCSHPSPSQGPQGAPYPFPSVPPVTTSSATLSTVIATVASSPAGYKTASPPGPPPYGKRAPSPGAYKTATPPGYKPGSPPSFRTATPPSYRGASPPAGPGTFKPGSPAVGPGPLPPAGPSGLSSLPPPTAAPASGPPLSATQIKQEPAEEYETPESPAPPARSPSPPPKVVDVPSHASQSARFNKHLDRGFNSCARSDLYFVPLEGSKLAKKRADLVEKVRREAEQRAREEKEREREREREKEREREKERELERSVKLAQEGRAPVECPSLGPVPHRPPFEPGSAVATVPPYLGPDTPALRTLSEYARPHVMSPGNRNHPFYVPLGAVDPGLLGYNVPALYSSDPAAREREREARERDLRDRLKPGFEVKPSELEPLHGVPGPGLDPFPRHGGLALQPGPPGLHPFPFHPSLGPLERERLALAAGPALRPDMSYAERLAAERQHAERVAALGNDPLARLQMLNVTPHHHQHSHIHSHLHLHQQDAIHAASASVHPLIDPLASGSHLTRIPYPAGTLPNPLLPHPLHENEVLRHQLFAAPYRDLPASLSAPMSAAHQLQAMHAQSAELQRLALEQQQWLHAHHPLHSVPLPAQEDYYSHLKKESDKPL, from the exons ATGAAGACACGACAGAATAAAGACTCA ATGTCAATGAGGAGTGGACGGAAGAAAGAGGCCCCTGGGCCCCGGGAAGAACTGAGATCAAGGGGTCGGGCCTCCCCTGGAGGGGTCAGCACGTCCAGCAGTGATGGCAAAGCCGAGAAGTCTAGGCAGACGGCCAAG AAGGCCCGGGTAGAGGAAGCCTCCACCCCAAAGGTCAGCAAGCAGGGCCGGAGCGAGGAGATCTCAGAGAGTGAAAGTGAGGAGACCAACgcaccaaaaaagaccaaaactgaG gagctccctcgGCCGCAGTCTCCCTCGGATCTGGATAGTTTGGATGGGCGGAGTCTCAATGATGATGGCAGCAGTGACCCTAGGGACATCGACCAGGACAACCGAAGCACGTCCCCCAGCATCTACAGCCCCGGGAGTGTGGAGAATGACTCCGACTCGTCTTCTGGCCTGTCCCAGGGCCCAGCCCGCCCCTACCACCCACCTccactctttcctccttcccctccgcCACCAGACAGCACCCCCCGACAGCCAGAGCCTGGTTTTGAACCCCATCCTTCTGTGACACCCACTGGATATCATGCTCCCATGGAGCCCCCCACATCGCGAATGTTCCAGGCTCCACCAGGGGCCCCTCCCCCGCATCCACAGCTCTATCCTGGGGGCACTGGTGGAGGAGTTTTATCTGGACCCCCAATGGGTTccaaggggggaggggctgcttcTTCAGCAGTGGCCCCTAGTGGGGGTAAGCAGcacccccctcccaccacccccattTCAATATCGAGCTCCGCGGCTGGTGGTGCTCCTCCAACAAAGCCGCCTAACACTCCAGTTGGTGGTGGGAACCTACCCACTGCTCCACCACCAGCCACTTTCCCTCACGTGACACCAAacctgcctcccccacctgccctgaGACCCCTTAACAATGCATCAGCCTCTCCTCCTGGCCTGGGGGCCCAGCCGCTACCTGGGCATCTGCCCTCTCCCCATTCCATGGGGCAGGGTATGGGTGGACTTCCTCCTGGCCCAGAGAAGGGCCCTACTCTTgctccctcaccccaccctctgccccctgcttcctcctcctctgccccagcccctccaaTGAGGTATCCTTATTCATCTTCCGGTAGCTCCGCAGCAGCCTCCTCTTCCAGTTCTGCCTCTGTCTCCCAGTACCCAGCTTCCCAGGCACTGCCCAGTTatccccactccttccctcccccaaccagCCTCTCTGTCTCCAATCAGCCACCCAAGTATACTCAGCCTTCTCTCCCATCCCAAGCTGTGTGGAGCCAgggtcctcccccacctcctccctacGGCCGCCTCTTAGCCAACAGCAATGCCCACCCaggccccttccctccttctgctgGAGGCCAGTCCACTGCTCACCCACCAGCCCCAGcacatcaccatcaccaccagcaacagcagcagcagcagcagcaacagcaacagcaacaacatcATGGGAGCTCTGGTCCCCCTCCACCCGGAGCGTATCCTCACTCCCTGGAGAGCAATAGCTCCCACCATGCACACCCTTATGCCATGTCTCCCTCCCTGGGGTCTCTGAGGCCCTACCCGCCAGGGCCAGCACACCTGCCCCCACCTCATAGCCAGGTGTCCTACAGCCAAGCAGGCCCCAATGGCCCCccagcctcttcctcttccaattcctcttcctcctctcaagGGTCCTACCCATGTTCCCACCCGTCTCCTTCCCAGGGCCCCCAAGGGGCGCCCTACCCCTTCCCATCCGTGCCTCCGGTCACCACCTCCTCAGCCACACTTTCCACGGTCATTGCCACAGTGGCTTCCTCCCCAGCAGGCTACAAAACAGCCTCCCCACCCGGGCCCCCACCGTATGGCAAGAGAGCCCCATCCCCAGGGGCCTACAAGACCGCTACCCCACCCGGGTACAAGCCGGGGTCGCCGCCCTCCTTCCGAACCGCGACCCCGCCGAGCTATCGAGGCGCCTCGCCGCCCGCAGGCCCAGGGACCTTCAAGCCGGGCTCACCCGCCGTGGGGCCCGGGCCACTACCACCTGCGGGACCCTCGGGCCTGTCATCTCTGCCACCACCCACTGCGGCCCCCGCCTCAGGGCCACCCCTGAGCGCCACGCAGATCAAACAGGAACCCGCCGAAGAGTATGAGACCCCCGAGAGCCCAGCGCCCCCGGCCCGCAGCCCCTCACCCCCTCCCAAAGTGGTAGACGTGCCCAGCCACGCCAGCCAGTCGGCCAG GTTCAACAAACACCTGGACCGCGGCTTTAACTCGTGCGCGCGCAGCGACCTGTACTTCGTGCCGCTAGAGGGCTCCAAGCTGGCCAAGAAGCGAGCCGACCTGGTGGAGAAGGTGCGGCGCGAGGCCGAGCAGCGCGCTCGCGAGGAAAAGGAGCGCGAGCGCGAGCGGGAACGCGAGAAGGAACGTGAGCGCGAGAAGGAACGCGAGCTGGAGCGCAGCGTG AAGTTGGCTCAGGAGGGCCGTGCTCCAGTGGAATGCCCATCTCTCGGCCCGGTACCCCATCGCCCTCCATTTGAGCCGGGCAGTGCTGTGGCTACAGTGCCCCCCTACCTGGGTCCCGACACTCCAGCCCTGCGCACCCTCAGTGAATACGCCCGGCCCCACGTCATGTCTCCTGGCAATCGCAACCATCCATTCTACGTGCCCCTGGGGGCAGTGGACCCGGGGCTCCTGGGTTACAATGTCCCGGccctgtacagcagtgacccagcggCCCGGGAGAGGGAGCGGGAAGCCCGTGAACGAGATCTGCGCGACCGCCTCAAGCCTGGCTTCGAGGTGAAGCCCAGTGAGCTGGAACCCCTACACGGGgtccctgggccaggcctggaTCCCTTCCCCCGACACGGGGGCCTGGCTCTGCAGCCTGGTCCACCTGGCTTGCACCCTTTCCCCTTCCATCCGAGTCTGGGGCCGCTGGAAAGAGAACGTCTAGCGCTCGCAGCTGGGCCAGCCCTGCGCCCTGACATGTCCTACGCTGAGCGTCTGGCAGCTGAGAGGCAGCACGCGGAAAGGGTAGCCGCCCTGGGCAACGACCCGCTGGCCCGGCTGCAGATGCTTAATGTGACCCCCCATCACCACCAGCACTCCCACATCCACTCTCACCTGCACCTCCACCAGCAGGATGCCATCCACGCAG cctctgcctcggTGCACCCTCTCATTGACCCCCTGGCCTCAGGGTCTCACCTTACCCGGATCCCCTACCCAGCTGggaccctccccaacccccttctTCCTCACCCTCTGCACGAGAACGAAGTTCTTCGTCACCAGCTCTTTG CTGCTCCTTACCGGGACCTGccagcctccctctctgccccaaTGTCAGCAGCTCACCAGCTGCAGGCCATGCACGCGCAGTCCGCTGAGCTGCAGCGCTTGGCACTGGAGCAGCAGCAGTGGCTGCACGCCCATCACCCACTGCACAGTGTGCCGCTGCCTGCCCAGGAGGATTACTACAG TCACCTGAAGAAGGAAAGCGACAAGCCGCTGTAG
- the LOC110260590 gene encoding uncharacterized protein LOC110260590 — protein MPKGRDLEKQLPPASPGILATLPPHQPSSCDSPTSPHLPDPPGVQAPIPPPGPAPPPEPPVSGQPGPALGTAGWLRTGFGAPAPLGAAAAAPPPPSLSGFSRRRDGGGGGPDPPGGRPPSSLFPHLAPIARRPPKQIPVPALVLPLPRPAAYPGCPERPGRAARPPPRPGRPSARLRPAASRQPPAPAPRSPHLRDPRPPRRPPPAAPAPSRAVFSLAPSWLLPEAGGPPETGPGPRPRPDAGLRAGGLGGASGDSHRKADGEGREPGRGGWEKGGRGRRRERGGTEERGAGREPRGREREASGEEGRRGGSERGRRRASWPRPRPRGPGRGEGFAVAECGEPAGLARERAG, from the exons ATGCCTAAGGGGAGGGACCTGGAGAAACAACTACCACCTGCAA GTCCCGGGATTCTGGCCACACTCCCGCCCCACCAGCCCTCCTCCTGTgactctcccacctccccccaccttcctgaTCCTCCGGGCGTCCAGGCCCCCATCCCTCCTCCGGGGCCGGCCCCACCCCCTGAGCCCCCAGTCTCAGGCCAGCCAGGGCCCGCA CTCGGGACGGCTGGCTGGCTCCGAACGGGATTTGGGGCTCCGGCGCCTctgggggcggcggcggccgctcccccgcccccctctcTTTCCGGCTTCAGTCGCCGCcgcgacggcggcggcggcggccccgaCCCCCCCGGAGGGCGGCCCCcatcttccctcttcccccacctgGCCCCGATCGCCCGCCGGCCCCCGAAGCAAATCCCAGTCCCCGCTCTAGttctgcccctccccaggcccgCCGCCTACCCCGGCTGCCCAGAACGTCCGGGCCGCGCCGCCCGTCCGCCCCCGCGGCCAGGCCGGCCCTCCGCGCGGCTCCGACCCGCTGCCTCCCGCCAGCCGCCCGCGCCCGCCCCGCGCAGCCCGCACTTGCGCGATCCCCGGCCCCCTAGGCGGCCTCCGCCCGCGGCCCCCGCCCCTTCCCGGGCGGTCTTCTCCCTCGccccctcctggctcctccctgagGCCGGCGGTCCCCCTGAAACGGGTCCCGGCCCGAGGCCCCGGCCCGACGCGGGGCTGCGGGCGGGCGGGCTGGGCGGCGCGTCCGGCGACTCGCACAGGAAAGCGGACGGCGAAGGGAGGGAGCCTGGGAGAGGGggatgggagaagggaggaagagggagaaggagggagcgCGGAGGAACGgaggagagaggggcagggagggagccgCGAGGGAGGGAGCGCGAGGCGAGCGGCGAGGAGGGGCGGAGAGGGGGATCGGAAAGGGGGAGGCGCCGCGCGAGTTGGCCAAGACCGAGGCCGAGGGGGCCGGGGCGCGGGGAGGGGTTCGCCGTGGCGGAATGCGGGGAGCCCGCGGGCCTGGCGCGGGAGCGGGCTGGGTAG
- the ENO2 gene encoding gamma-enolase isoform X1, translating into MSIEKIWAREILDSRGNPTVEVDLYTAKGLFRAAVPSGASTGIYEALELRDGDKQRYLGKGVLKAVDHINTTIAPALVSSGLSVVEQEKLDNLMLDLDGTENKSKFGANAILGVSLAVCKAGAAERDLPLYRHIAQLAGNSDLILPVPAFNVINGGSHAGNKLAMQEFMILPVGAESFRDAMRLGAEVYHTLKGVIKDKYGKDATNVGDEGGFAPNILENSEALELVKEAIDKAGYTEKIVIGMDVAASEFYRDGKYDLDFKSPADPSRYITGDQLGALYQDFVRDYPVVSIEDPFDQDDWAAWSKFTANVGIQIVGDDLTVTNPKRIERAVEEKACNCLLLKVNQIGSVSEAIQACKLAQENGWGVMVSHRSGETEDTFIADLVVGLCTGQIKTGAPCRSERLAKYNQLMRIEEELGDEARFAGHNFRNPSVL; encoded by the exons ATGTCCATAGAGAAGATCTGGGCCCGGGAGATCCTGGACTCCCGTGGGAATCCCACAGTGGAGGTGGATCTCTACACTGCCAAAG GTCTCTTCCGGGCTGCGGTGCCCAGCGGAGCCTCCACTGGTATCTATGAGGCCCTGGAGCTAAGGGATGGTGACAAACAGCGATACTTAGGCAAAG gTGTCCTGAAGGCAGTGGACCACATCAACACCACCATCGCCCCAGCCCTCGTCAGCTCA GGCCTCTCTGTGGTGGAACAAGAGAAGCTGGACAACCTGATGTTGGACTTGGATGGGACTGAGAACAAGT CCAAGTTTGGGGCCAATGCCATCCTGGGTGTGTCCTTGGCTGTGTGTAAGGCAGGGGCGGCTGAGCGGGACTTGCCCCTCTATCGCCACATCGCTCAGCTGGCAGGGAACTCAGACCTCATCCTGCCTGTGCCG GCCTTCAATGTGATCAACGGTGGCTCTCATGCTGGGAACAAGCTGGCCATGCAGGAGTTCATGATTCTCCCGGTGGGCGCTGAGAGCTTCCGGGATGCCATGCGCCTCGGGGCAGAGGTCTACCACACGCTCAAGGGTGTCATCAAGGACAAGTATGGCAAGGATGCCACCAACGTGGGAGACGAAGGCGGCTTTGCCCCCAATATCCTGGAGAATAGTGAAG CCCTGGAGCTGGTGAAGGAAGCCATTGACAAGGCTGGCTACACGGAAAAGATTGTCATTGGCATGGATGTCGCTGCCTCGGAGTTTTATCGTGATGGCAAATACGACTTGGACTTCAAGTCTCCTGCCGATCCTTCCCGATACATCACTGGGGACCAGCTGGGGGCCCTCTACCAGGACTTTGTCAGGGACTATCCCG TGGTCTCCATCGAGGATCCCTTTGACCAAGACGATTGGGCTGCCTGGTCAAAGTTCACAGCCAACGTGGGGATCCAGATCGTGGGTGATGACCTGACAGTGACCAACCCAAAGCGGATCGAGCGGGCGGTGGAGGAGAAGGCCTGCAACTGTCTCCTGCTGAAGGTCAACCAGATCGGCTCAGTCAGTGAAGCCATCCAAGC GTGCAAGCTGGCCCAGGAGAACGGCTGGGGGGTCATGGTGAGTCACCGCTCGGGAGAGACTGAGGACACGTTCATCGCGGACCTGGTGGTGGGGCTGTGCACGGGCCAG ATCAAGACTGGTGCCCCGTGCCGTTCTGAACGTCTGGCTAAGTACAACCAGCTCATGAG AATTGAAGAAGAGCTGGGGGATGAAGCTCGCTTCGCAGGACATAATTTCCGCAACCCCAGCGTGCTGTGA
- the ENO2 gene encoding gamma-enolase isoform X2: MSIEKIWAREILDSRGNPTVEVDLYTAKGLFRAAVPSGASTGIYEALELRDGDKQRYLGKGVLKAVDHINTTIAPALVSSGLSVVEQEKLDNLMLDLDGTENKSLELVKEAIDKAGYTEKIVIGMDVAASEFYRDGKYDLDFKSPADPSRYITGDQLGALYQDFVRDYPVVSIEDPFDQDDWAAWSKFTANVGIQIVGDDLTVTNPKRIERAVEEKACNCLLLKVNQIGSVSEAIQACKLAQENGWGVMVSHRSGETEDTFIADLVVGLCTGQIKTGAPCRSERLAKYNQLMRIEEELGDEARFAGHNFRNPSVL; this comes from the exons ATGTCCATAGAGAAGATCTGGGCCCGGGAGATCCTGGACTCCCGTGGGAATCCCACAGTGGAGGTGGATCTCTACACTGCCAAAG GTCTCTTCCGGGCTGCGGTGCCCAGCGGAGCCTCCACTGGTATCTATGAGGCCCTGGAGCTAAGGGATGGTGACAAACAGCGATACTTAGGCAAAG gTGTCCTGAAGGCAGTGGACCACATCAACACCACCATCGCCCCAGCCCTCGTCAGCTCA GGCCTCTCTGTGGTGGAACAAGAGAAGCTGGACAACCTGATGTTGGACTTGGATGGGACTGAGAACAAGT CCCTGGAGCTGGTGAAGGAAGCCATTGACAAGGCTGGCTACACGGAAAAGATTGTCATTGGCATGGATGTCGCTGCCTCGGAGTTTTATCGTGATGGCAAATACGACTTGGACTTCAAGTCTCCTGCCGATCCTTCCCGATACATCACTGGGGACCAGCTGGGGGCCCTCTACCAGGACTTTGTCAGGGACTATCCCG TGGTCTCCATCGAGGATCCCTTTGACCAAGACGATTGGGCTGCCTGGTCAAAGTTCACAGCCAACGTGGGGATCCAGATCGTGGGTGATGACCTGACAGTGACCAACCCAAAGCGGATCGAGCGGGCGGTGGAGGAGAAGGCCTGCAACTGTCTCCTGCTGAAGGTCAACCAGATCGGCTCAGTCAGTGAAGCCATCCAAGC GTGCAAGCTGGCCCAGGAGAACGGCTGGGGGGTCATGGTGAGTCACCGCTCGGGAGAGACTGAGGACACGTTCATCGCGGACCTGGTGGTGGGGCTGTGCACGGGCCAG ATCAAGACTGGTGCCCCGTGCCGTTCTGAACGTCTGGCTAAGTACAACCAGCTCATGAG AATTGAAGAAGAGCTGGGGGATGAAGCTCGCTTCGCAGGACATAATTTCCGCAACCCCAGCGTGCTGTGA